Proteins from a genomic interval of Paenibacillus sp. FSL H8-0048:
- a CDS encoding response regulator transcription factor, which produces MMKNRKIMIVEDEQKIREMIELFLRKEGYYRIYAAGDYSSALAMCRQEKPDIAILDVMLPDGDGFSLLSAIRTFSGMPVLFLSARGEDEDRLLGLGLGADDYIVKPFLPRELILRLSAVLKRVYAPSIPERLPVFRSGEQVVDLDSAVVLREGQELPLTAKEHAILIKLHQNGGRIVTSDALCQAVWGDDSYGYENTLMVHIRRIREKIEADPSKPEQLLTVRGLGYKLMVQEAL; this is translated from the coding sequence ATGATGAAGAACCGCAAAATAATGATCGTCGAGGACGAGCAGAAGATACGCGAGATGATCGAGCTTTTTTTACGAAAAGAAGGGTATTACCGCATATACGCAGCTGGAGATTACAGCAGTGCCTTAGCAATGTGCCGCCAGGAGAAGCCGGATATCGCCATTCTCGATGTGATGCTGCCGGATGGGGACGGATTCTCGCTTCTCTCCGCCATACGCACCTTCTCCGGGATGCCGGTACTTTTCCTGTCGGCGCGTGGTGAAGATGAGGACCGGCTGCTGGGTCTGGGACTGGGGGCTGACGATTATATCGTTAAGCCCTTCCTGCCGAGGGAGTTAATACTGCGACTGAGCGCTGTGCTGAAGCGGGTATATGCGCCTTCCATACCAGAGCGGCTGCCTGTCTTCAGATCAGGTGAACAGGTAGTGGATCTGGACAGCGCTGTGGTACTAAGAGAAGGCCAGGAGCTGCCTCTGACGGCAAAGGAGCATGCCATTCTGATCAAGCTGCACCAGAACGGCGGCCGGATTGTGACCAGCGATGCCCTTTGCCAGGCGGTGTGGGGGGATGACAGCTACGGGTATGAGAACACCTTAATGGTACATATCCGGCGTATCCGCGAGAAAATCGAAGCAGACCCCTCGAAGCCGGAGCAATTGCTGACGGTCAGAGGACTTGGGTATAAGCTCATGGTGCAGGAGGCGCTCTAA
- a CDS encoding sensor histidine kinase, which produces MDSAVRILRKFVGSTLLVSTLLLLFNLILIGSLIFKETHQEASPEKVVRELSSALQGADGTYSLDPKGAALLQQNRAWAMLLDTGGRVTWSEQLPPEIPRAYNIVEVAKFSRYYLLEYPVYIWEHPEGLLVVGYPKYSYEKYQLGYLTDWLRSLPLRVLLLLACNVVLAVALSLFIGSRLIRSIRPLINGIHALAKDEPVQLQTAGLFSDLSESINSASATLQTRSSQLKSRDEARSNWIAGISHDIRTPLSMILGYASNLEEQDNLTGEQRQQAAIIRRQGEQLRSLVSDLNLVSMLEYDMQPLQLKPVRLSALARTVVSDFMNNGLEEHYSLDLCIMDERLLVTGDEKLLYRAVNNLVQNSIRHNPDGSRITVTVSGSRNPKEPECCLAVSDEGPGVPSELLPELMLLPYSGKRTRPVRQGHGLGLPMVARIAEAHKGKLVLESPPGEGLCATLKLPALPLPK; this is translated from the coding sequence ATGGACAGCGCGGTCCGGATTTTACGCAAATTCGTAGGCTCTACCCTGCTGGTCTCTACGCTGCTGCTCCTGTTCAACCTGATTCTAATCGGCTCTCTAATCTTCAAGGAGACCCATCAGGAGGCTTCACCGGAGAAGGTTGTGCGCGAGTTATCCTCAGCTCTGCAAGGGGCTGACGGCACATATTCCCTTGATCCCAAGGGGGCCGCGCTGCTTCAGCAGAACCGGGCCTGGGCTATGCTGCTGGATACGGGGGGCAGGGTAACATGGAGTGAGCAGCTTCCGCCGGAGATTCCGCGCGCTTACAACATCGTAGAGGTGGCGAAGTTCTCGCGCTACTACTTGCTGGAGTATCCTGTGTATATCTGGGAGCACCCGGAAGGACTTCTCGTCGTTGGCTATCCCAAATATTCATATGAAAAATATCAGCTCGGATACCTGACGGACTGGTTGCGCTCCCTCCCCTTAAGAGTGCTCCTCCTCCTGGCCTGCAACGTGGTACTGGCTGTGGCCCTTTCACTGTTCATCGGCTCCCGGCTGATCCGCAGTATCCGGCCGCTGATCAACGGCATTCATGCCCTGGCCAAAGACGAGCCGGTCCAACTGCAGACTGCCGGACTCTTCAGCGATTTGTCCGAGAGCATTAATTCGGCTTCCGCTACGCTGCAAACCAGGAGCTCGCAGCTGAAATCACGGGATGAAGCCCGCTCGAACTGGATCGCCGGGATCTCCCATGACATCCGCACTCCGCTCTCGATGATCCTGGGCTACGCGAGCAATCTGGAGGAGCAGGACAATCTAACCGGAGAGCAACGCCAGCAGGCTGCCATCATCCGCCGCCAAGGCGAGCAGCTAAGATCGCTGGTCAGCGATTTGAATCTCGTCTCGATGCTGGAGTATGACATGCAGCCGTTGCAGCTTAAGCCGGTCCGCTTATCCGCTCTGGCCCGGACCGTGGTCTCTGACTTCATGAATAACGGCCTGGAGGAGCATTATTCGCTGGACCTGTGCATTATGGACGAGCGCCTGCTAGTGACGGGCGACGAGAAACTGCTGTACCGTGCGGTAAACAATCTGGTCCAGAACAGCATCCGCCATAATCCGGACGGCAGCCGGATTACGGTAACGGTCTCCGGCAGCCGGAACCCGAAGGAGCCGGAATGCTGTCTAGCCGTATCCGATGAAGGGCCTGGGGTTCCGTCAGAGCTTTTGCCTGAGCTGATGCTGTTGCCCTACTCTGGAAAACGGACCCGCCCCGTCCGGCAGGGCCACGGGCTTGGCCTCCCGATGGTCGCCCGCATCGCGGAAGCTCACAAGGGTAAGCTTGTTCTGGAGAGCCCTCCGGGGGAAGGGCTGTGTGCGACTCTGAAGCTGCCGGCTTTACCTTTGCCCAAGTAG